CCCAGCATCATCCCCAGTACAATGGTTACAAAGCTGATAGAAAACATAAAAGCCCTGTTCAAATTAAGCCCTCTCTTTTACGCTATTCTAAAATTTATTGCGCCAAGCTGGTATCAGCATCCGCTTCAATAATATAATCTGTTTTGATGCTTCCGGAATAAGCGGGAATTGTAAGCTGCTCCAGCTTTTTAACTGAAAACTGGATGCCAAAAAACTGCAGGTACTCAGCCACCCCGCCCCTCATTTTCAAGGCGCCTTCCATTGTTTCAGGGCTGCCTATGGCGGTTATGACAAAAGGAGGAACAAGAGCTTTTTTGTTGATCCTGATGGCGGGACCACTGCAGACGATCTCGGTGCTGGCTACCAGGCGTTGACCATTTATCGCGATAGCCTCGGCCCCTGCCGCTTTGAGTTCGTTAACTACTTTTAATATGTCTTCATCATGTATGATATACAGGTTGGGATTGTCGGTGAGTTTCTGTGAGACATTGCTGTCTTTTAAGGTCACTTCCACGCCTTTGC
This region of Pelotomaculum schinkii genomic DNA includes:
- a CDS encoding DUF881 domain-containing protein, giving the protein MSAVKRKNFYWSVALVSLAIGVILAVQFRMTRDIQHNEAIRRTQELAEQVDQLKKEHDVLQPQLTRMREQLESLSTGPLATQIKAEMELATIFSGLTELTGKGVEVTLKDSNVSQKLTDNPNLYIIHDEDILKVVNELKAAGAEAIAINGQRLVASTEIVCSGPAIRINKKALVPPFVITAIGSPETMEGALKMRGGVAEYLQFFGIQFSVKKLEQLTIPAYSGSIKTDYIIEADADTSLAQ